In Halapricum desulfuricans, a single window of DNA contains:
- a CDS encoding coiled-coil protein — protein MADSIDESKNVSVTDEELETKSKGELIKLAGKLRDRRNELNQLASERASERDDLNAKTREKVNEAQEHREKRDELNEQVQEHKEKRNELNAEANELFEEVEQKKNDLELNEGKSIEQLEDEIEDLEFKQQTEVLGTEEERELIEKIEAKREKLQERKEKLEQTDDVDELKEEAEEIRSEASRHHQKVTELADEAQKHHNEMIEAYREADDIRDEADEMHEKFVEAQEAADQHHEDFVRVQKRLRELDKKEEEEERQEREQKQEAAREEAEEIYQKFKDGETLETEDLMKLQKTGLL, from the coding sequence ATGGCAGACTCGATAGACGAATCCAAGAACGTATCGGTAACAGACGAAGAACTCGAAACGAAGTCCAAAGGCGAGCTCATCAAGCTCGCTGGCAAACTTCGGGATCGACGAAACGAACTCAATCAACTCGCTTCTGAACGTGCATCCGAGCGCGACGACCTGAACGCGAAGACTCGCGAGAAGGTCAATGAGGCACAGGAGCACCGCGAGAAGCGCGACGAGCTCAACGAGCAGGTTCAGGAACACAAGGAGAAGCGCAACGAGCTCAACGCGGAGGCCAACGAGCTGTTCGAGGAGGTCGAGCAGAAGAAAAACGACCTCGAGCTCAACGAGGGCAAGAGCATCGAGCAGCTCGAAGACGAGATCGAGGACCTGGAGTTCAAACAGCAGACGGAAGTCCTCGGGACCGAGGAAGAGCGCGAACTGATCGAGAAGATCGAGGCCAAGCGCGAGAAGCTCCAGGAGCGAAAGGAGAAACTCGAGCAGACTGACGACGTCGACGAGCTCAAAGAAGAGGCCGAAGAGATCCGCTCGGAGGCGTCCCGCCATCACCAGAAGGTCACGGAACTGGCTGACGAGGCCCAGAAACATCACAACGAGATGATCGAGGCCTATCGCGAGGCCGACGACATCCGTGACGAGGCCGACGAGATGCACGAGAAGTTCGTCGAGGCTCAGGAAGCGGCCGACCAGCACCACGAGGACTTCGTGCGCGTCCAGAAGCGACTGCGCGAGCTGGACAAGAAAGAGGAAGAGGAAGAGCGCCAGGAGCGCGAGCAGAAACAGGAGGCCGCCCGCGAGGAGGCCGAGGAGATCTACCAGAAGTTCAAGGACGGCGAGACCCTCGAAACCGAGGATCTCATGAAGCTCCAGAAGACGGGGCTGCTGTAA
- a CDS encoding universal stress protein — MTLVVVPVRYPLTEHSRATLAKAIRIANEEDAALSILHVNLYQENGRVTRTDLKEAVEDAFGYLSDARYVVRSGFLVEETILDEIIDGDADVVVIGQKQTSRWREMIRRLLDDPDLERFLDDELDCRIVTVSR; from the coding sequence ATGACTCTCGTCGTCGTGCCGGTGCGGTATCCGCTTACTGAACACTCCAGGGCGACTCTCGCGAAGGCTATCAGGATCGCAAACGAGGAGGACGCAGCACTGTCGATTCTCCACGTGAACCTCTATCAGGAGAACGGGCGCGTCACCCGGACGGACCTCAAGGAAGCAGTCGAGGACGCGTTCGGCTATCTCTCGGACGCGCGATACGTCGTTCGGTCGGGGTTTCTCGTCGAAGAGACGATCCTCGACGAGATCATCGACGGGGACGCCGACGTCGTGGTGATCGGCCAGAAGCAGACGAGCAGGTGGCGAGAGATGATCCGGCGGCTGCTCGACGATCCGGACCTCGAACGGTTTCTCGACGACGAACTCGACTGTCGGATCGTCACTGTCTCCCGGTAG
- a CDS encoding aminopeptidase, whose product MDERIEAHAETLVDWSARIERGDDVVLAVADGAHDLAVATARVLGERGANLLSLYRSDEIQRAYLRAHDGEFDTDPEYQRALYEHADSVLFLGGGRNTAATADVPGDRLNAYGRARKAIREARMDTDWVSTVHPTRSLAQQAGMSLPAYEEFVYDAVLRDWEALAAEMADLKEILDEGSEVRLVGEGTDLTMSIEGRTAVNSAASVAYDSHNLPSGEVFTAPDSPEGHVTFDVPMTIRGKRVRDVRLTFEDGVVTDYGAAVNADVIGEVLETDEGARRLGELGVGMNRGIDRPTDSILFDEKMAETVHLALGRAYDACLPDGESGNDSAVHVDLITNMDEGSRLEVDGEVIQRDGRFRWEDGF is encoded by the coding sequence ATGGACGAACGAATCGAGGCGCACGCCGAGACGCTGGTCGACTGGAGCGCGCGGATCGAACGTGGCGACGACGTCGTGCTGGCGGTCGCAGACGGCGCACACGACCTCGCGGTCGCGACCGCTCGCGTGCTGGGCGAGCGCGGCGCGAACCTCCTGTCGCTGTATCGGTCCGACGAGATCCAGCGGGCGTATCTCCGGGCTCATGACGGGGAGTTCGACACCGACCCCGAGTACCAGCGCGCGCTGTACGAGCACGCCGACAGCGTGCTGTTTCTCGGCGGCGGTCGCAACACCGCCGCGACGGCCGACGTGCCGGGCGACCGCCTGAACGCTTACGGCCGCGCCCGCAAGGCGATCAGGGAAGCCCGGATGGACACTGACTGGGTCTCGACTGTCCACCCCACGCGGTCGCTGGCCCAGCAGGCGGGCATGAGCTTGCCCGCCTACGAGGAGTTCGTCTACGACGCCGTGCTCCGCGACTGGGAGGCGCTGGCCGCGGAGATGGCCGATCTGAAAGAAATCCTCGACGAGGGGAGTGAGGTCAGGCTCGTCGGCGAGGGGACCGATCTGACGATGTCGATCGAGGGCCGAACCGCGGTCAACAGCGCAGCCTCGGTCGCCTACGATTCGCACAACCTGCCCAGCGGCGAGGTCTTTACTGCCCCTGACTCGCCCGAGGGACACGTGACCTTCGACGTGCCGATGACGATCCGTGGCAAGCGCGTTCGGGACGTGCGCCTCACCTTCGAGGACGGCGTCGTCACCGACTACGGCGCGGCCGTCAACGCGGACGTCATCGGCGAGGTGCTCGAGACCGACGAGGGGGCGCGCCGCCTCGGGGAACTGGGCGTCGGGATGAACCGCGGGATCGATCGGCCGACCGATTCGATCCTCTTCGACGAGAAGATGGCCGAGACCGTCCACCTGGCGCTGGGACGGGCCTACGACGCCTGTCTGCCCGACGGCGAGAGCGGCAACGATAGCGCCGTCCACGTCGATCTCATCACGAACATGGATGAGGGTTCGCGGCTCGAGGTCGACGGCGAGGTGATCCAGCGCGACGGGCGGTTCCGCTGGGAAGACGGCTTTTGA
- the mvaD gene encoding phosphomevalonate decarboxylase MvaD, producing the protein MHATAKAHPIQGLVKYHGMRDPELRYPYHDSISVCTAPSHTKTTVSFEADEETYVVDGETVTGRGAERIESVLDRVRELADIDRPARVESENSFPTNVGFGSSSSGFAALAMAAADAAGLELTRPEVSTIARRGSASAARAVTGGFSVLYSGKNDEDCRAERLETDLDAELHVVAALVPTYKETETAHAEATESHMFDARMAHIHEQMDEMRDALRAADFGRAFELAERDTLSLAATTITGPSAWVYWQPRTIEIFNAVRQLRSEGIEAYFSGDTGASVYVNTTGEHVEEVVETITDLGIETRHWTVGGPAEVLEDDQALF; encoded by the coding sequence ATGCACGCGACTGCGAAGGCCCACCCGATCCAGGGGCTGGTCAAGTATCACGGGATGCGCGATCCGGAGTTGCGCTACCCGTATCACGACAGCATCAGCGTCTGCACGGCCCCCAGCCACACGAAGACGACCGTCTCCTTCGAGGCCGACGAGGAGACGTACGTCGTCGACGGCGAGACGGTCACCGGCCGCGGAGCCGAGCGCATCGAGTCGGTGCTCGATCGCGTCAGAGAGCTCGCGGACATCGACCGTCCGGCCCGCGTCGAGAGCGAGAACTCCTTCCCGACGAACGTCGGGTTCGGGTCGTCGTCGTCGGGATTCGCCGCGCTGGCGATGGCCGCCGCCGACGCCGCCGGACTCGAGTTGACCCGTCCCGAAGTCTCGACGATCGCCCGTCGCGGCTCGGCGTCGGCAGCGCGGGCGGTCACGGGCGGCTTCTCCGTGCTCTACTCGGGCAAGAACGACGAGGACTGTCGCGCTGAGCGTCTCGAGACTGACCTCGACGCGGAGTTGCACGTCGTCGCGGCGCTCGTTCCGACCTACAAGGAGACCGAGACCGCACACGCCGAGGCGACAGAGAGCCACATGTTCGACGCCCGGATGGCCCACATTCACGAGCAGATGGACGAGATGCGCGACGCGCTCCGGGCGGCCGACTTCGGGCGTGCGTTCGAACTGGCCGAGCGCGATACCCTCTCGCTGGCGGCGACGACGATAACCGGGCCGTCGGCGTGGGTCTACTGGCAGCCGAGGACGATCGAGATCTTCAACGCCGTCCGCCAGCTCCGATCTGAGGGCATCGAGGCCTACTTCTCGGGGGACACGGGCGCGAGCGTCTACGTGAACACGACCGGGGAACACGTCGAGGAAGTCGTCGAGACGATCACGGATCTCGGGATCGAAACGCGCCACTGGACGGTCGGCGGGCCGGCCGAGGTCCTCGAAGACGATCAGGCTCTGTTCTGA
- a CDS encoding DUF373 family protein, whose product MTTLVVCIDRGGAVTGDAEAPVVGWEAVESLVTDFGIKDPEDSQVNCLLESLRVARDLEDSGDDAVVAVLSGVGDPVSIDRAVARQTDQLVEAYDPESAVVVVDSAEDERLAPIIESRITVDAIDRVVVRQARDIESTYYLLKQLLGDEELRETVFVPVGAALIVFPVLLLVGSVTVAFGAIAAVFGTFLLYKGLGIDELLETATAQIQQALYSGQVALVTYVVAVGLGLIGVFAGLLGVSSMSTDAPLLVGMRFVYDAIPWVTGAALAASTGRLVDEFIRDETVHSAFLNLPFGAVAVGLVVRGITAYFLTRGETMDPVTVPTVDLGPLLIAETTLEPGVELAVYLVAGVLVSLIGVRFAASLNTTSADEPEAVNE is encoded by the coding sequence GTGACAACGCTGGTCGTCTGCATCGATCGGGGCGGTGCGGTCACGGGCGACGCCGAGGCTCCCGTCGTCGGGTGGGAGGCCGTCGAGTCGCTCGTCACCGACTTCGGTATCAAAGACCCGGAGGACAGTCAGGTGAACTGCCTGCTGGAGTCGCTACGGGTCGCTCGCGACCTCGAAGACAGCGGCGACGACGCGGTCGTTGCGGTGCTCTCGGGCGTCGGCGATCCGGTGAGCATCGACCGCGCCGTCGCCCGGCAGACCGACCAGCTCGTCGAGGCGTACGACCCGGAATCGGCCGTCGTGGTCGTCGACAGCGCGGAAGACGAGCGGCTGGCACCGATCATCGAGAGCCGGATCACCGTCGACGCCATCGACCGGGTCGTCGTCCGGCAGGCCCGGGACATCGAATCGACCTACTACCTGCTCAAGCAGCTGCTCGGCGACGAGGAGCTCCGCGAGACGGTGTTCGTTCCGGTCGGGGCGGCGCTGATCGTCTTCCCGGTCCTGTTGCTCGTCGGGAGCGTCACCGTCGCGTTTGGTGCGATCGCGGCCGTCTTCGGCACGTTTCTGCTCTACAAGGGGCTGGGCATCGACGAGCTGCTGGAAACGGCCACGGCACAGATCCAGCAGGCGCTGTACTCGGGGCAGGTCGCGCTCGTCACCTACGTCGTCGCGGTCGGGCTGGGACTGATCGGAGTCTTCGCTGGTCTGCTGGGCGTCTCGTCGATGTCGACCGACGCACCGTTGCTGGTGGGAATGCGATTCGTCTACGACGCGATCCCGTGGGTGACCGGGGCGGCGCTTGCAGCCAGCACTGGCCGGCTCGTCGACGAGTTCATCCGGGACGAGACAGTCCACAGCGCGTTCCTGAACCTGCCCTTCGGCGCGGTCGCGGTCGGGCTGGTCGTCCGGGGGATCACGGCGTATTTCCTCACGCGCGGCGAAACGATGGACCCGGTCACTGTTCCGACCGTCGATCTCGGGCCGCTTTTGATCGCCGAGACGACGCTCGAACCGGGCGTCGAACTCGCCGTCTATCTGGTCGCCGGCGTGCTCGTGAGCCTGATCGGCGTCCGCTTCGCGGCGTCTCTGAATACCACGAGCGCGGACGAGCCAGAAGCCGTGAACGAATAG
- a CDS encoding translation initiation factor eIF-2B — MIDQTIDEIEEMQTHSSSIVAVKAAEALRSLTDDDFPTVEEYVRALDRNSSALRRAKPSHASLYETQRQIITTVSEADLDTVEQAQALTEEVINEVVETVESAKQAAAERAVELLEDGSTLLTHDYSTTVLRTFELAVDAGYELTVYITEGRPRYLGRKTARTLAELEGIDTHLIVDNASGHFLPECDRVIVGMDSVVDGFLHNRIGTYPITATAADVGVPVTAVGASAKIPEGGFQFENEFRPVSEVMREPAEGFTIENPNYDATPVELLDSIVTDEGIRRYD, encoded by the coding sequence ATGATCGACCAGACCATCGACGAGATCGAGGAGATGCAGACGCACAGCTCCTCGATCGTGGCCGTCAAGGCGGCCGAAGCGCTGCGGTCGCTGACCGACGACGACTTCCCGACGGTCGAGGAGTACGTCCGCGCCCTCGATCGCAACAGCAGCGCGCTCCGTCGTGCGAAGCCGTCTCACGCGTCGCTGTATGAGACCCAGCGCCAGATCATCACGACCGTCTCGGAGGCCGATCTCGACACGGTCGAACAAGCGCAGGCGCTCACCGAGGAGGTGATCAACGAGGTGGTCGAGACTGTCGAATCCGCCAAGCAAGCGGCTGCCGAGCGGGCCGTCGAACTGCTCGAGGACGGTTCGACGCTGCTCACCCACGACTACTCGACGACCGTCTTGCGCACGTTCGAACTCGCCGTGGACGCGGGATACGAACTGACGGTCTACATCACCGAAGGCCGACCGCGATATCTGGGTCGCAAGACCGCCCGGACGCTCGCGGAACTGGAGGGGATCGATACGCACCTGATCGTCGACAACGCCAGCGGGCACTTCCTGCCGGAGTGCGACCGCGTGATCGTCGGTATGGACAGCGTCGTCGACGGGTTCCTGCACAATCGTATCGGGACGTACCCGATCACAGCGACTGCCGCGGACGTCGGTGTGCCCGTCACCGCAGTCGGCGCGAGCGCGAAGATCCCGGAGGGCGGTTTCCAGTTCGAAAACGAGTTCCGGCCGGTCAGCGAGGTCATGCGCGAACCGGCGGAGGGGTTCACCATCGAGAATCCCAACTACGACGCCACGCCCGTCGAGTTGCTGGACTCGATCGTCACTGACGAGGGCATCCGCCGGTACGACTGA
- a CDS encoding MBL fold metallo-hydrolase — MEIAPGIWTRAIEWSYGDYEEPLSVHVARPAETTVMIGGGDESIAPAVIAFAREHDVEAVVVEHAHVDHYGAVPRLRAELDVTVAAPTRDRSALSRAGIDVDVSLRDGERQWGIEPIATPGHTPGNMAYRADDVLFAGDTVVGSDSAFAADDDWSGPLAVIDARFNDADTRTRESVRRLDGLSIETLLVSHGSHVHHDASEAIETLLADLDQ, encoded by the coding sequence ATGGAGATCGCGCCCGGAATCTGGACGCGCGCAATCGAGTGGTCCTACGGCGACTACGAGGAGCCGCTGTCGGTACACGTCGCTCGCCCCGCGGAGACGACCGTCATGATCGGCGGGGGCGACGAGTCTATCGCTCCGGCGGTCATCGCGTTCGCACGCGAGCACGATGTCGAGGCTGTCGTCGTCGAACACGCCCACGTCGATCACTACGGGGCCGTCCCCCGACTGCGGGCGGAACTTGACGTCACCGTCGCCGCACCGACACGCGACCGTTCCGCGCTGTCCCGTGCCGGCATCGACGTCGACGTTTCCCTGCGAGACGGCGAGCGTCAGTGGGGGATCGAACCGATCGCGACGCCGGGACACACACCCGGAAACATGGCGTACCGGGCCGACGACGTGCTGTTCGCCGGCGACACGGTCGTCGGAAGCGACTCGGCGTTCGCGGCCGACGACGACTGGAGCGGTCCGCTCGCGGTCATCGACGCCCGGTTCAACGACGCCGATACCCGCACTCGCGAGAGCGTCCGTCGGCTGGACGGCCTCTCGATCGAGACGCTTCTCGTCTCTCACGGCTCGCACGTTCACCACGACGCGAGTGAGGCGATCGAGACGCTACTGGCAGATCTCGACCAGTAG
- a CDS encoding endonuclease III domain-containing protein produces MSDDEPAENISGGDGGGGQATIFETGQAETRAEAVVDRLGELYWQKTYGGQDAFESLVRTILSQNTADKASQPAHDSLMERYGSGDLVENLAEADQRRLAETISSAGLYNQKSERIVRIAERVRDTYGGEAAFDEFVREGDADAVRDSLLEYNGVGPKTADCVLLFSGGQDGVFPVDTHVHRIARRLGVAPPDADHETVREHLEADVPGEKCGFGHTAMIQFGREYCTARTPACLDDPEACPMADLCDQVGVEPASGEVVDPAETTN; encoded by the coding sequence ATGTCCGACGACGAGCCGGCCGAGAACATCAGCGGTGGCGACGGGGGCGGCGGACAGGCCACGATCTTCGAGACCGGACAGGCGGAGACCCGCGCCGAGGCCGTCGTCGATCGCCTCGGCGAGTTGTACTGGCAGAAGACCTACGGCGGTCAGGACGCCTTCGAGTCGCTGGTCCGGACGATCCTCAGTCAGAACACCGCCGACAAGGCCAGCCAGCCTGCCCACGACAGTCTGATGGAACGCTACGGATCGGGCGATCTGGTGGAAAACCTGGCCGAGGCCGACCAGCGGCGGCTCGCCGAAACGATCTCCTCGGCCGGACTCTACAATCAGAAGTCCGAGCGGATCGTCAGGATCGCCGAGCGAGTACGCGATACCTACGGGGGCGAGGCGGCCTTCGACGAGTTCGTTCGGGAGGGCGACGCCGACGCAGTCCGCGACTCGCTGCTGGAGTACAACGGCGTCGGGCCGAAGACAGCCGACTGCGTGCTCCTGTTCTCGGGCGGGCAGGACGGCGTCTTTCCGGTCGATACGCACGTCCACCGGATCGCTCGCCGGCTCGGCGTCGCACCGCCCGACGCCGACCACGAGACCGTCCGGGAACACCTCGAAGCGGACGTTCCCGGCGAGAAGTGCGGCTTCGGACACACCGCGATGATCCAGTTCGGCCGCGAGTACTGCACCGCGCGCACGCCGGCGTGTCTGGACGACCCCGAGGCCTGCCCGATGGCCGATCTCTGTGATCAGGTCGGCGTCGAGCCCGCGAGCGGCGAGGTCGTCGATCCCGCCGAGACCACAAATTGA
- a CDS encoding mechanosensitive ion channel family protein: MSGFVYPLIVSAIQERISAVSETVISAVWGLLLAAIVFALAYVLAQLFVRLFGRRISQRFDRPSLARMTIRGATASIYLIALFSVLRIYGFRLSQIALTVTVLTAVIGVILAPIVGSFISGIFLLADQPYEIGDMIEIADTGQRGFVEDITLRYTKVFTLDNTFVVVPNGTMRDRDVINYSAEDTRTRQSLEVVVTYEGDLSQARRLIESAARSVDGVLKGGPNIRIGPTRYPASPTCYIAEYGDHGVGLTLRYWVEEPYKLPAVRSEIQTEIWDRLEDADVEIAYPHSHVVFDETSGELPVSMRDGEATGRQ; the protein is encoded by the coding sequence ATGTCCGGATTCGTCTACCCGCTGATCGTCTCGGCGATTCAGGAGCGGATCTCCGCCGTCAGCGAGACCGTGATTTCGGCCGTCTGGGGGCTATTGCTGGCCGCCATCGTGTTCGCGCTGGCGTACGTCCTCGCACAGCTGTTCGTGCGACTGTTCGGCCGACGCATCTCCCAGCGGTTCGACCGCCCCAGTCTCGCCCGGATGACGATCCGCGGCGCGACTGCGTCTATCTACCTGATCGCGCTGTTCTCGGTGCTTCGGATTTACGGCTTTCGCCTCAGCCAGATCGCGCTCACGGTTACCGTCCTCACGGCCGTGATCGGTGTCATCCTCGCGCCGATCGTCGGCAGCTTCATCAGCGGGATCTTCCTGCTTGCCGACCAGCCCTACGAGATCGGCGATATGATCGAGATCGCCGACACTGGCCAGCGCGGCTTCGTCGAGGACATCACGCTCCGGTACACGAAGGTGTTCACGCTGGACAACACGTTCGTCGTCGTCCCAAACGGGACGATGCGCGATCGGGACGTCATCAATTACTCCGCCGAGGACACGCGAACCCGCCAGTCGCTGGAGGTCGTCGTCACCTACGAGGGCGACCTCTCACAGGCGCGACGGCTGATCGAGAGCGCCGCCCGGTCGGTCGACGGTGTCCTCAAGGGGGGGCCGAACATCCGGATCGGGCCGACACGGTACCCCGCCAGCCCGACCTGTTACATCGCGGAATACGGCGATCACGGCGTGGGTCTGACACTTCGCTACTGGGTCGAGGAACCGTACAAGCTTCCGGCGGTCAGATCGGAGATCCAGACGGAGATCTGGGACCGGCTCGAGGACGCCGACGTCGAGATCGCGTACCCACACTCACACGTCGTCTTCGACGAGACCAGCGGCGAGCTCCCCGTCTCGATGCGCGACGGAGAGGCTACCGGGAGACAGTGA
- a CDS encoding class 1 fructose-bisphosphatase translates to MGTSGPGSNDLKTAEEPACITSIVDTVAKTVPKLRTAFETHRSYEGEANPSGEEMLAADVYADELLESRLGKLACVGTYASEERADPVSIGSGLSVAVDPLDGSSNLSSNNGVGTIVGVYDGGLPASGRDLIGAMYVLYGPTTTAMVATRDGVTEYLLTQGEREVLTPSVSLPETGTVYGFGGPVPEWSGAFRRYSMSVQRRLKRRYGGALVADVNQVLSHGGVFAYPRLETRPSGKLRLQFEANPIAFIVEQAGGLSYQGERSVLDTEPERLHQRTPLFVGSPEPLAELIETLGGATTDPTVTTRESPWD, encoded by the coding sequence ATGGGGACATCCGGCCCCGGGTCGAACGACCTCAAGACGGCGGAGGAACCGGCCTGTATTACCAGTATTGTCGACACGGTCGCCAAGACCGTTCCGAAACTGCGCACGGCCTTCGAGACGCATCGAAGCTACGAGGGCGAGGCCAATCCCAGCGGCGAGGAGATGCTCGCGGCCGACGTCTACGCCGACGAACTGCTCGAATCCCGGCTCGGCAAACTCGCCTGTGTCGGCACCTACGCGAGCGAGGAGCGAGCCGATCCCGTCTCGATCGGATCCGGGCTGTCCGTCGCGGTGGATCCGCTCGACGGCTCCAGCAACCTGAGTTCGAACAACGGCGTGGGGACGATCGTTGGCGTCTACGACGGTGGCCTCCCGGCCAGCGGCCGCGACCTGATCGGGGCGATGTACGTGCTGTACGGCCCGACCACGACGGCGATGGTCGCCACCCGCGACGGCGTCACGGAGTACCTCCTGACTCAGGGTGAGCGCGAGGTACTGACCCCGTCGGTGTCGCTCCCGGAGACGGGTACTGTCTACGGGTTCGGGGGGCCGGTTCCCGAGTGGTCCGGCGCGTTCCGTCGGTACTCGATGTCGGTTCAGCGACGGCTGAAGCGGCGGTACGGCGGCGCACTCGTCGCCGACGTGAATCAGGTACTCAGCCACGGCGGCGTGTTCGCCTATCCGCGTCTGGAGACGCGACCCTCGGGGAAACTTCGCCTCCAGTTCGAGGCCAATCCGATCGCGTTCATCGTCGAGCAGGCGGGCGGCTTGTCCTATCAGGGCGAGCGCTCCGTTCTCGATACCGAACCCGAGCGGCTACACCAGCGGACGCCGCTGTTCGTCGGCAGTCCCGAACCGCTGGCCGAACTGATCGAGACGCTCGGCGGAGCGACGACCGACCCCACGGTGACGACCCGCGAATCGCCCTGGGACTAG
- a CDS encoding DUF5796 family protein has product MNRASEVSPSTLSVELTDGGIGIEYLDGRQVFYHGVPSKTSESHRTTPGTDVHVLVTDRDGTEGILVYLNDRKTDGEILEESGVGRVLLADGESTTVFPGVTVSRDGFAFEIDADVETVDGRVFVFEESEMVERRYEIVA; this is encoded by the coding sequence ATGAACCGCGCCAGTGAGGTCTCTCCGTCGACGCTCTCGGTCGAACTCACGGACGGCGGCATCGGGATCGAGTATCTCGACGGCCGACAGGTGTTCTACCACGGCGTCCCCTCGAAGACCTCCGAAAGTCACCGAACGACTCCGGGAACGGACGTCCACGTGCTGGTTACCGACCGGGACGGGACCGAGGGGATCCTCGTGTATCTCAACGACCGCAAGACCGACGGAGAGATCCTTGAGGAGAGCGGCGTCGGGCGCGTCCTGTTGGCGGACGGCGAGTCGACGACCGTCTTCCCCGGCGTGACGGTCTCGCGGGACGGGTTCGCCTTCGAGATCGACGCCGACGTCGAGACCGTCGACGGACGCGTGTTCGTCTTCGAGGAATCGGAGATGGTCGAACGGCGCTACGAGATCGTCGCGTAG
- a CDS encoding DUF371 domain-containing protein translates to MDETIHATGHENVTATHESTFELTSDEYLTPAGDCILAVEADRVPAEFDDGFVSACQSADATITATLDVGGNEATVTGRGHPDLTFENERSMVARTSEYVDDRTVMVDAEAAAADLDRGLIDALADGADLTLTLSVE, encoded by the coding sequence ATGGACGAAACGATCCACGCGACCGGCCACGAGAACGTCACGGCCACCCACGAGAGCACCTTCGAGTTGACCAGCGACGAGTACCTCACGCCGGCGGGCGACTGCATCCTCGCGGTCGAGGCAGACCGCGTCCCCGCCGAGTTCGACGACGGGTTCGTGTCGGCCTGCCAGTCGGCGGACGCGACGATCACCGCCACGCTCGACGTCGGCGGCAACGAGGCGACCGTGACGGGCCGGGGCCACCCGGACCTGACCTTCGAGAACGAACGATCGATGGTCGCCCGGACGAGCGAGTACGTCGACGACCGGACGGTCATGGTCGACGCCGAGGCCGCCGCTGCCGATCTCGATCGGGGCCTGATCGACGCGCTGGCAGACGGGGCCGACCTGACGCTGACGCTGTCGGTCGAGTGA